The Natator depressus isolate rNatDep1 chromosome 8, rNatDep2.hap1, whole genome shotgun sequence genome window below encodes:
- the LOC141992236 gene encoding uncharacterized protein LOC141992236, whose protein sequence is MEVKVVWESDNDTYDTGEEHSDDSSHSSERVGRKSSLQLQLDLDYSQPGSPGCSPAGPSGRQELPVELQCEDEETYETYYQKRGETTAGVFVTSNTNFDLQCEDEDLEFYSSEEPQGGLSEDDENIILVDAFDEEDLEPISGEALPYSCKKSGVSFQDLGELQEHNQIHLTENSYRCPICGKEFFHAANLRMHKLIHSSDRSHKCPECDKGFICTADVWRHLRNVHKIERSKGVLGNGMVRNRGSTLHQNKHGSGDADQQCSENKKPMGEESKPYICSTCGKGFRKPNLLSRHKVIHRQDKPHKCQECGKSFVERLKLKRHQQIHSGERPFYCEECGRTFTQLVTLQCHQRTHTGEKPYSCAYCGRRFTVSATLRKHERTHKVDKS, encoded by the coding sequence ATGGAGGTGAAGGTGGTCTGGGAGTCTGATAATGACACTTATGACACAGGTGAGGAGCATTCAGATGACTCCAGTCATTCCTCTGAGCGGGTGGGTCGCAAATCTAGTCTCCAGCTGCAGTTAGACTTAGACTATTCTCAACCAGGCAGTCCTGGTTGTAGCCCTGCTGGACCTTCAGGTAGGCAAGAACTCCCTGTAGAATTGCAGTGTGAAGACGAGGAAACCTATGAGACCTACTACCAGAAGCGAGGTGAGACTACAGCTGGGGTCTTTGTCACTTCCAACACCAACTTTGACCTGCAATGTGAAGATGAGGATCTGGAGTTCTACTCCTCTGAGGAACCTCAGGGAGGATTAAGTGAGGATGATGAAAACATCATTCTTGTTGATGCTTTTGATGAGGAGGACCTGGAGCCCATCTCTGGAGAAGCTTTGCCTTATAGCTGCAAGAAGAGTGGTGTCTCTTTCCAGGATCTGGGTGAATTACAAGAACACAACCAGATCCACCTGACAGAGAATTCATACCGATGCCCCATCTGTGGCAAAGAGTTCTTCCATGCTGCGAACTTGCGAATGCACAAGCTCATTCATTCTAGTGACAGATCACACAAGTGTCCAGAGTGTGACAAGGGTTTCATCTGTACAGCTGATGTTTGGAGGCACCTACGCAACGTGCACAAGATTGAGCGCTCCAAGGGTGTTTTGGGAAATGGTATGGTTAGGAACCGAGGGTCAACATTGCACCAAAACAAGCATGGCAGTGGGGACGCTGACCAGCAGtgttcagaaaataaaaagccCATGGGAGAAGAGTCTAAACCTTACATCTGTTCAACATGTGGCAAAGGTTTCCGTAAACCTAATCTGCTGTCCAGACACAAGGTGATCCACCGACAGGACAAACCACATAAATGTCAAGAATGTGGGAAGTCCTTTGTTGAGCGGCTCAAGTTGAAAAGGCACCAGCAGATTCACTCTGGAGAGCGCCCTTTCTACTGTGAGGAATGTGGAAGGACTTTTACACAGCTGGTGACACTACAGTGCCATCAGCGGACCCATACTGGAGAAAAACCCTATTCTTGTGCTTACTGTGGTCGTCGCTTCACAGTGTCTGCCACTCTAAGGAAGCATGAGCGCACACATAAAGTGGACAAATCGTAG